A stretch of DNA from Acidicapsa acidisoli:
GTATATGACTCACCGCCGTATGCGCAGGTGCCGTTGTCAATCGTGTTGCCATTGCTGTCGACAGCCAGGCATGGGCTCGCGGATGGATCGGTGCCGAACCAGTTCTGTGTCGTCCGATGCGCAATCCTCAACGACCTGAATTGCATTGCATGTGCGGCCCAGCTGTTCACGTAGTAGTTCTCATAGGAGCCCATGGTGAGAGGGAAACCGGAGTACATAACGACGCTCCCAGAAATCTTCCAGCCACCAACCGCCTCATCCACCGCGCGGTTCCAGTTGGCGCCAAACTTCTGTCCGCGGCCAAAGGGTAGTTGATAGGCCCAATAACCATTGAATGCGTTGCGGGTATCCTGACCGGCTGGGCCGTAATCCCCATGGGGATTGCGAAAGTCCTGAAAGAATGATGAGGTTTCGGCAACGCCGGAGACACCATAGAAACCGGCATTGTTGGTCATCGCCCTCGACCATGTGTAGTTGAAGGTGTATTCAAGCCCCTTGGAATTCTGGTGGCGAATAGTGGCCTGCATCGCGTTGTAGTTTGAGTATCCCTCGGACTCGGTAACTTGCAGATTTCCTTCGTTGCCGACCAAGTTACAGGCAGGCGCAGCAGGCGCGATAATGCCACTGCAATCGCCATTCGCCAGAACTCCAGAAGCAGGCGTTGTAAATTGGTCGGCCTCCGTTGGGGTAACTAAGTGCTGGCCAAGCTCCCCTACGTATCCGACCTGCGCGGAAGTTTTGCTGTCAATCATGACTTGCCATGCCAGGTTGAATTGCTGGATGAGCGCCGGCTTCAGATGCGGGTCCCATGCGTTGTAATTGGAGTAGCTCACCTGATTGGCCGAAGAAGACAGGTTAAAGCCGTTTTCCAGGGGCAATGGCGTGAGGCCGCTGCTGGTGGGCGTGGGAGGTGTTGGTGCGGCCACAAAACTGCTCTGGAACGGCGCATTCTGTGTCATTCTCCAATTTACGCCTGTGCCTTCCAGGTCGTCGGTCATTCCGTATCCGCCACGAATCACGAAGCGGGGACTGACTTGGAGGGCGAACCCGAGACGCGGCATGAACTCCGTATACGTCGGGTTGTATAGTGCTCGGCTGTTGCCATCCCTTCCGGCAAATTCGATGCCCGACGCCGAGATATCCGACATATCGGAGAGGTTAACGCTGGCCTCCTTGTTGTTCACCTCGTAAATAGGCTGGTCGTGGGCATAGCGCACGCCCAGATTTACCGTGAGGTTGGAGCGCAGTTTCCAATCATCCTGCGCATAGTATGCATTGCGATACTGGCGCTGCCCGTTATCCCCGGATACACCGCCTACCTGAGCGCTACCGGCTTGATCCATAACGAAATCGGCATAGCCATAGCCAGGCGAACCGAGAGCCTCGTCGGCTGTGTACTGTCCCGAATAGCCAAATGAACCCAGGGCGCCAGCATTGCCTGCATAGTAGATATTCTGCTGGTAGCGCAAGAGCTGGACACCGAATTTCAGCGTGTGTACGCCGCGCTGCCAGGTGAGGTTATCGCCATAGTAGAAATTGTTCTCATGGAACTGGGTGACGATCGCAGTGGTCCCGATGTTGCTTTCCCAACTGCCAAAGTTCATTTCACTGAAGCCGGGGTAGGGCTGATTGGCAAACGGAAGTCCGATCTTGTTGTCGCCATCTGTTCCGAATATGCCGGAAGGGTCTCCCGGTACACCCTTGTCAAACACCGTACGCGTAAATCCCGCACGGAATTCATTCACGATGGAAGGCGAAAATGTGTGGACCCAGTTGGTGACCAGACTCTGGAAAGGATAGTCGTTGGTCGTTGGAAAAAACACAGGAGCAAGGGCTTTGGGGTAGAAATCGAAGGCATCACCGATTGTATAGCGGCCCATCACTGCGTCCCTGTCAGTCGCCTTGTAATCGACGCGCACATCGCCCTGATTGTTCTGCGTCTGGCCCTTAGTATATCCATCGTAGTTGTCCAAATCCCCTTCGCCGGGCCGGGGCGTTGCATTGGGGAGCGGAAGGGCAGTTGGATTGGCAAACAGAAATTTAGCCGCTGGGCTGACCAGCGGAATCTGATTGTTGGCATACGGAGTGGCGTTCGCGAAACCGTGCCCGTTCTGGTTGTTATAAAGCTGGATGTTTCCGAATTGTTGGGTCAATAGCTCCGAGAAGTCGCAAGTCGTCACACCGCCGTTCGGCGTACAGGTGCGCATGCGGACGGTCGGCACAGTGGCTGCCGCCTCGCCTCCGGAATGATATCGGAAGCCCAGATAGTCGCCGAAGAAGAAAAGCTTATCCTTCTTGATCGGTCCACCGATGGTTGCGCCAAACTGATTTTGCGTAAACGCGGTGGCGGGAATGCTGGCATAGTTATTGGCCCAGGAATTGGCGCCCAGCGAATTGTTTTGGAACAGCTCATACGCGCTACCGTGATACTGATTCGTTCCGCCCTTGGTGACGACAATAATCTCTCCACCATTGACGTTCCCATACTCGGCATTGGCGTTGCCTGTGATTACCCTCATCTCCTGAATGGCGTCGGGAGCGGGGTTATAGGCCGCGAAGTTGTTGATCGTCTCGTTCATCTCGACGCCATCGAGAACGTAGTTGTTGGTTTGCGCCCGGTTTCCATTAAAGGAGGGCGACCCGGTCGCGTCTTGGTCGCGCTCGTTGCCGTCTGCAGCGGCCATGTTCGCAAGGCTGGGGTTGACCGCACCGGGCACAAACAATGTCGCGAACTGGAAGTTCAGCCCGTTCAATGGCATACTCGCGAGCGTATTGCTGGAAAGGGTCGATTCCAACGTGGCGTCCTGGGTTTGGAGCAGCGGCGAGACGTCCGATGAAACATCGATCGTGGCTGAGGTGCTTCCGACTTGCAGTTGCGCGTCAATCTTGGCGATCTGGTCGATTTCCAGCGTGAATGGGCCTATCGATGAAGTCTCGAAGCCTGCGCTTGTTACTGTGATGACGTACGGACCGATAGGTAAGAACTGGATATTGTAGATG
This window harbors:
- a CDS encoding TonB-dependent receptor, whose amino-acid sequence is MRIVRSFLRDASLRGPGAGYARMLGVLLAFAMLFDCSSTLAQTITGAVRGTVTDSSGGVLAGVSVTATNVATNVKTGTLTNHDGIYNIQFLPIGPYVITVTSAGFETSSIGPFTLEIDQIAKIDAQLQVGSTSATIDVSSDVSPLLQTQDATLESTLSSNTLASMPLNGLNFQFATLFVPGAVNPSLANMAAADGNERDQDATGSPSFNGNRAQTNNYVLDGVEMNETINNFAAYNPAPDAIQEMRVITGNANAEYGNVNGGEIIVVTKGGTNQYHGSAYELFQNNSLGANSWANNYASIPATAFTQNQFGATIGGPIKKDKLFFFGDYLGFRYHSGGEAAATVPTVRMRTCTPNGGVTTCDFSELLTQQFGNIQLYNNQNGHGFANATPYANNQIPLVSPAAKFLFANPTALPLPNATPRPGEGDLDNYDGYTKGQTQNNQGDVRVDYKATDRDAVMGRYTIGDAFDFYPKALAPVFFPTTNDYPFQSLVTNWVHTFSPSIVNEFRAGFTRTVFDKGVPGDPSGIFGTDGDNKIGLPFANQPYPGFSEMNFGSWESNIGTTAIVTQFHENNFYYGDNLTWQRGVHTLKFGVQLLRYQQNIYYAGNAGALGSFGYSGQYTADEALGSPGYGYADFVMDQAGSAQVGGVSGDNGQRQYRNAYYAQDDWKLRSNLTVNLGVRYAHDQPIYEVNNKEASVNLSDMSDISASGIEFAGRDGNSRALYNPTYTEFMPRLGFALQVSPRFVIRGGYGMTDDLEGTGVNWRMTQNAPFQSSFVAAPTPPTPTSSGLTPLPLENGFNLSSSANQVSYSNYNAWDPHLKPALIQQFNLAWQVMIDSKTSAQVGYVGELGQHLVTPTEADQFTTPASGVLANGDCSGIIAPAAPACNLVGNEGNLQVTESEGYSNYNAMQATIRHQNSKGLEYTFNYTWSRAMTNNAGFYGVSGVAETSSFFQDFRNPHGDYGPAGQDTRNAFNGYWAYQLPFGRGQKFGANWNRAVDEAVGGWKISGSVVMYSGFPLTMGSYENYYVNSWAAHAMQFRSLRIAHRTTQNWFGTDPSASPCLAVDSNGNTIDNGTCAYGGESYTQFGNAQNGSERAPGYRQVDLSAFKTFNITEGQSLQLRGEAFNALNIASYAPPNNNLYSPQLGLITATNSSQRIMQVSLHYRF